One part of the Mariniblastus fucicola genome encodes these proteins:
- a CDS encoding hybrid sensor histidine kinase/response regulator, which produces MPQTLVFDFTDLPQHSIDRQVTSTEQIAILCGLNRRTSRRLGKTVFLILSDFPPETLLENSVRFTESDLSTSLEFNFSTRPQEIAAANNATDKKLGSLRRAGEKFANFRLTGSPDEGFEIQFSEQLPVGFEIPQTRILKNWARVVTKGDWEEAFGLLSKSYNRNRTSLHQLRDRMLIRKEVLGKGSEQAEAILSLVASKSDNPVLILDSVGVAEWTNRAFYKLSGIEVDESNRLSAFSLLFGERTGGDAATEFEKSLTLGRTFSLEYSWTPIKRDEHHDGPDHDPIWIEFQVTPVRDENEKVVRWIAIGADITKRRQAELAMLAAKEVAESANRAKSDFLAMMSHEIRTPMNAIIGMTELTLGTQLTIDQRECLTTANNSAQSLLQILNDILDLSKVEAQRLELEQADFNVADVTRETLDTLGVLAQRKSLALRCNFPLDIHQQLVGDSMRLRQVLVNLVGNAIKFTSFGHVDVNVELLDETNDEISLHYAVQDTGPGIPESKTSRIFEAFFQSDTSVTRNFGGTGLGLAITSELIRLMGGRIWVESKLGKGSTFHFVVTFKKSNRTFVSLSPDAGKQLAGKKILVIDNNEANQNAIGRWMNHWGVETEFAFSGNEGKRVLHENARRYDLAIVDAVLPDIDGFAVVESLLEPESNNTTPVLMFSSDDRNATIERCRELGVQAWLIKPVSPKTLFSSIQLTLGTDQNSLAGLANGTSGGDSIERSNVCLNVLVVDDHASNRKLIGEILRRRGHQWREAADGAGALALIVQEEFDVVLMDVQMPEKDGLAVTAEIRDLPNEKAVLPIIAVTAYVTEEDRQRCLDASMDDYLSKPVSVKDLIEKVERWGNTVRSDFDLQPDESLDNQLLIQDAPDWATQITQAIVVAEESTDTDEKQIVATGETAQAAASGVAMEPFAEALERFGGDQELLRMQISFFLAETPDLIQSIEKAIHDRDGKALHHNAHRLKGLVRTYDDELAAELTGKLEEMGRANSFDDAESTLVLLASRVQDLSQRLERCHASFGSS; this is translated from the coding sequence ATGCCTCAAACCCTCGTCTTCGATTTCACCGACTTGCCACAACACTCCATTGATCGGCAGGTTACCTCAACCGAGCAAATCGCAATTCTGTGCGGGCTCAATCGACGCACATCTCGACGTCTTGGAAAAACAGTGTTCCTGATTCTGTCAGACTTTCCTCCCGAAACGTTGCTCGAAAACTCGGTACGCTTCACCGAATCCGATCTCAGCACGTCGCTCGAATTCAACTTCTCGACTCGGCCACAGGAGATTGCTGCGGCCAACAACGCCACGGACAAGAAGCTGGGAAGCTTGCGCCGGGCCGGCGAAAAGTTCGCGAACTTTCGGCTGACTGGTTCGCCGGACGAGGGTTTCGAAATTCAGTTTTCTGAGCAGCTGCCAGTAGGCTTTGAAATCCCACAAACTCGAATCCTTAAAAACTGGGCCCGCGTCGTAACCAAGGGCGACTGGGAAGAAGCGTTTGGTCTGTTGAGCAAGTCGTACAATAGAAATCGCACCAGTTTGCACCAACTTCGCGACCGAATGTTGATCCGCAAAGAAGTACTCGGGAAAGGCAGTGAACAGGCCGAAGCCATCCTGTCGCTGGTCGCGAGCAAGTCCGACAATCCGGTGCTGATTCTTGATTCTGTTGGCGTTGCGGAATGGACCAACCGTGCGTTTTACAAACTTTCCGGCATTGAGGTTGACGAGTCCAATCGTCTTTCAGCGTTCAGTCTGCTGTTTGGCGAACGGACTGGAGGCGATGCGGCGACCGAGTTCGAAAAATCGTTAACGTTGGGCCGAACGTTTAGCTTGGAGTATTCCTGGACTCCGATCAAACGCGACGAACATCACGACGGCCCCGACCACGACCCCATCTGGATTGAGTTTCAGGTGACGCCGGTTCGCGACGAAAACGAAAAAGTAGTGCGCTGGATTGCGATCGGGGCTGACATCACCAAACGGCGACAGGCTGAGCTGGCGATGCTTGCGGCGAAGGAAGTCGCTGAATCGGCGAACAGGGCCAAGAGCGATTTTCTGGCCATGATGAGCCACGAAATTCGTACGCCGATGAACGCGATTATCGGTATGACGGAACTGACATTGGGAACACAACTGACGATCGACCAGCGTGAGTGCTTGACCACGGCGAACAACTCGGCTCAATCGCTGTTGCAGATTCTCAACGACATTTTGGACCTGTCCAAGGTCGAAGCCCAACGACTGGAACTGGAGCAGGCTGACTTTAACGTCGCCGACGTGACACGGGAAACGCTTGATACCCTTGGAGTCCTCGCGCAGCGCAAAAGCCTTGCCCTGCGATGTAACTTTCCGCTCGACATCCACCAGCAACTGGTTGGCGATTCGATGCGATTGCGACAGGTGCTGGTCAACCTGGTGGGCAACGCGATCAAGTTTACTTCCTTCGGCCACGTCGACGTCAACGTAGAACTGCTTGACGAAACCAACGATGAAATTTCCCTGCACTACGCCGTTCAGGACACTGGTCCGGGAATTCCCGAAAGCAAAACCAGCCGCATTTTCGAAGCGTTTTTCCAGTCAGATACTTCTGTCACTCGTAACTTTGGTGGAACTGGCTTGGGGCTTGCGATCACTTCGGAGTTAATTCGATTGATGGGAGGCAGGATTTGGGTCGAGAGCAAACTGGGAAAAGGCAGCACGTTCCATTTCGTTGTCACGTTTAAAAAATCAAACCGCACCTTCGTCTCACTCAGTCCCGACGCTGGCAAACAACTGGCAGGCAAAAAGATTTTGGTGATCGACAACAACGAGGCAAACCAGAACGCGATCGGTCGCTGGATGAACCATTGGGGTGTCGAAACCGAGTTCGCGTTCAGCGGAAATGAGGGCAAGCGAGTTTTGCACGAAAACGCACGGCGATACGACCTCGCGATCGTCGACGCGGTGCTTCCGGACATCGATGGTTTTGCGGTCGTAGAGTCGTTGCTTGAGCCGGAATCGAACAACACGACGCCGGTCCTGATGTTCTCGTCGGATGACCGAAACGCAACGATTGAAAGGTGCCGCGAGCTGGGAGTTCAGGCTTGGTTGATCAAACCTGTTTCGCCAAAAACCCTGTTTTCTTCGATTCAATTGACTTTGGGGACCGATCAGAACTCGCTGGCAGGATTGGCGAACGGAACCAGCGGCGGAGACAGTATCGAAAGGTCAAATGTTTGTTTAAACGTTTTGGTCGTCGATGATCACGCTTCAAATCGAAAGCTGATCGGGGAGATTTTACGTCGTCGCGGGCATCAGTGGCGTGAGGCTGCTGACGGGGCAGGCGCGCTCGCGTTGATCGTGCAGGAAGAGTTCGATGTGGTGCTGATGGACGTCCAGATGCCAGAGAAAGATGGGCTTGCCGTGACGGCAGAGATTCGAGATTTGCCAAACGAGAAAGCTGTTCTGCCAATCATCGCGGTTACGGCCTACGTGACTGAAGAAGATCGACAACGTTGTCTGGACGCTTCGATGGATGACTATCTTTCCAAACCCGTCAGCGTCAAAGACTTGATTGAGAAAGTGGAACGCTGGGGCAATACCGTTCGCTCGGATTTTGATTTGCAGCCTGACGAATCGCTCGACAATCAACTGCTCATTCAGGACGCACCCGATTGGGCAACTCAGATCACTCAAGCGATTGTTGTGGCTGAAGAATCGACCGACACTGACGAAAAACAAATCGTTGCAACTGGTGAGACCGCGCAAGCCGCAGCGTCGGGTGTGGCGATGGAACCGTTTGCCGAAGCCCTCGAAAGGTTTGGCGGCGATCAAGAACTGTTGCGGATGCAGATCAGCTTTTTTCTGGCCGAGACGCCGGATCTGATTCAGTCAATTGAAAAAGCGATTCACGATCGCGACGGCAAAGCGTTGCATCATAACGCACATCGTCTGAAGGGACTGGTTCGAACTTACGATGACGAATTGGCCGCCGAACTGACTGGGAAGCTTGAGGAGATGGGACGTGCAAATTCATTTGATGATGCGGAATCAACACTTGTCCTGCTTGCATCGCGCGTCCAGGATTTGAGTCAGCGGCTGGAACGTTGCCATGCGTCGTTTGGCAGTTCCTGA